A stretch of the Clostridium botulinum genome encodes the following:
- the aspS gene encoding aspartate--tRNA ligase, whose product MAESLNGLKRTVMCGELRESHIGQKHVVMGWVQRKRNLGGLVFVDLRDREGILQVVFGEEINKEAFEKADLVKPEYCIAVEGELVKRQSPNETLPTGMVELKGQNIKILSESETPPIYIKEDLDTDEAVRLKYRYLDLRRPDMQNIFKVRHKTAKVIRDFLDQNGFLEMETPMLTKSTPEGARDYLVPSRNYPGMFYALPQSPQLFKQLLMVSGYDRYFQITKCFRDEDLRANRQPEFTQVDMELSFVDMEDVISLNERLIKKVFKEIADVDVKLPIQRITYKEAMDKYGSDKPDLRFGMEINDITDAVKDVDFKVFKDAIENGGSVRAIKAPDCAGMGRKQIDKLGEFVKTYKAKGLAWIAYKEDEIKSPISKFLQEEGMNAVIEKLDAKVGDLILIVADKDSVVLQALGALRLEMAKRLEILKDNKEFRFAWVTEFPLLSYNEEENRYQAEHHPFTMPMDEDIEYLESDPGRVRAKAYDIVLNGEELGGGSIRIHDTKLQEKMFNVLGFTSESAWERFGFLLEAFKFGPPPHGGLAYGFDRMIMFLAGTENIKDVIAFPKNQNAYCPLTEAPNVVDEKQLGELGISLKK is encoded by the coding sequence ATGGCAGAATCCTTAAATGGACTTAAGAGAACTGTAATGTGTGGAGAACTTAGAGAATCTCATATAGGACAAAAACATGTTGTTATGGGATGGGTTCAAAGAAAAAGAAATCTTGGAGGACTAGTATTCGTAGACCTTAGAGATAGAGAAGGAATACTTCAAGTAGTTTTTGGTGAAGAAATTAATAAAGAAGCTTTTGAAAAAGCTGATTTAGTTAAACCTGAATACTGTATAGCAGTTGAAGGTGAACTTGTAAAAAGACAATCACCTAATGAAACATTGCCAACAGGAATGGTAGAATTAAAAGGACAAAATATAAAAATATTATCTGAATCAGAAACCCCACCAATATACATAAAGGAAGATCTTGATACTGATGAGGCTGTAAGATTAAAATATAGATATTTAGACCTTAGAAGACCTGATATGCAAAACATATTTAAGGTAAGACATAAAACTGCTAAAGTTATAAGAGACTTTTTAGATCAAAATGGATTTCTTGAAATGGAAACACCAATGCTTACTAAAAGTACTCCAGAAGGAGCTAGAGATTATTTAGTACCTAGTAGAAATTATCCAGGAATGTTCTATGCACTTCCACAATCACCTCAATTGTTTAAGCAATTATTAATGGTGTCAGGTTATGATAGATATTTCCAAATTACAAAATGCTTTAGAGATGAAGATTTAAGAGCTAATAGACAACCAGAATTTACGCAAGTAGATATGGAGCTTTCATTTGTAGATATGGAAGATGTAATATCTTTAAATGAAAGATTAATTAAAAAAGTATTTAAAGAAATAGCAGATGTAGATGTAAAACTACCAATACAAAGAATAACTTACAAAGAAGCTATGGATAAGTATGGTAGTGACAAACCAGATTTAAGATTTGGAATGGAAATAAATGATATAACTGATGCTGTTAAAGATGTAGATTTCAAAGTATTTAAAGATGCCATTGAAAATGGTGGAAGTGTTAGAGCTATAAAGGCTCCTGACTGTGCAGGAATGGGAAGAAAACAAATTGACAAATTAGGTGAATTTGTTAAAACTTATAAAGCAAAGGGTCTTGCATGGATTGCTTATAAAGAAGATGAAATTAAATCACCAATATCTAAGTTCCTACAGGAAGAAGGAATGAATGCAGTAATAGAAAAATTAGACGCTAAAGTTGGAGATTTAATATTAATAGTTGCTGACAAAGATTCTGTTGTATTACAGGCACTTGGAGCATTAAGACTTGAAATGGCAAAACGTTTAGAAATATTAAAAGACAACAAAGAATTTAGATTTGCTTGGGTAACTGAATTCCCATTATTGTCTTATAATGAAGAAGAAAATAGATATCAAGCAGAACATCATCCATTCACAATGCCAATGGATGAAGATATTGAATATTTAGAATCAGATCCAGGAAGAGTTAGGGCGAAAGCTTATGATATAGTATTAAATGGAGAAGAACTTGGAGGAGGAAGTATAAGAATTCATGATACTAAACTTCAAGAAAAGATGTTTAATGTACTAGGATTTACATCAGAAAGTGCATGGGAAAGATTTGGTTTCTTATTAGAAGCATTTAAATTTGGACCACCACCACACGGCGGACTTGCATATGGATTTGATAGAATGATAATGTTCTTAGCTGGAACCGAAAAC
- the hisS gene encoding histidine--tRNA ligase: protein MAIQAPKGTKDLLPMDSYKWHYIEGKLKELAAEYALKEIRTPIFEHTELFERGVGETTDVVQKEMYTFKDKGDRSITLKAEGTAPAARAFIENGLFNEALPIKMFYFTPVFRYENVQKGRLREHHQFGVEVFGSSEASVDAEIIGLAMRAFKEFGINNLELNINNIGCPECRKKYNDVLREYFKEKYDELCDTCKTRYERNPMRLLDCKNKKCKEIGKNAPVILDYVCDDCKNHFENLKIYLDALSIEYKVNPYIVRGLDYYTKTVFEIINNDITVCGGGRYNGLIEEIGGKPTPAVGFGMGIERLILTLGENNIEIPKPQEMDIYVGSMGQKGKIESFKVVNVLRKKGIKAECDHMNKSVKAQMKYANKIEALYSMIIGDTEIEEGKVNLKRMEDGQQFEVSLNNLDEIATLVLNN from the coding sequence ATGGCAATTCAAGCACCGAAGGGTACTAAGGATTTATTACCTATGGATTCATATAAATGGCATTACATAGAAGGAAAATTAAAGGAATTAGCTGCAGAATATGCGTTAAAGGAAATAAGAACTCCTATATTTGAACACACTGAATTATTTGAAAGAGGTGTGGGAGAAACTACAGATGTAGTACAAAAGGAGATGTATACTTTTAAAGATAAAGGAGATAGAAGTATAACATTAAAAGCAGAAGGAACAGCTCCAGCTGCAAGAGCTTTCATAGAAAATGGATTGTTTAATGAAGCACTTCCGATAAAAATGTTTTATTTTACTCCAGTTTTTAGATATGAAAATGTTCAAAAAGGTAGACTAAGAGAACATCATCAATTTGGTGTTGAAGTTTTTGGTTCTAGTGAAGCTTCAGTAGATGCTGAAATTATAGGGCTTGCAATGAGAGCATTTAAAGAATTTGGAATAAATAATTTAGAATTAAACATAAATAATATAGGATGTCCAGAATGTAGAAAAAAATATAATGATGTTTTAAGAGAATATTTTAAAGAAAAATATGATGAATTATGCGATACATGTAAGACTAGATATGAAAGAAATCCTATGAGACTTTTAGATTGTAAAAATAAAAAATGTAAAGAAATAGGCAAAAATGCTCCTGTAATATTAGATTATGTTTGTGATGATTGTAAAAATCATTTTGAAAATTTGAAGATATATCTTGATGCACTTAGTATTGAATATAAGGTAAATCCATACATAGTAAGAGGACTTGATTATTATACTAAAACAGTATTTGAAATAATAAATAATGATATTACTGTTTGTGGTGGTGGAAGATATAATGGGCTTATAGAAGAAATTGGAGGAAAGCCTACACCAGCTGTTGGATTTGGAATGGGAATAGAAAGACTTATTTTAACTCTTGGAGAGAATAATATTGAAATTCCAAAACCACAAGAAATGGATATATATGTAGGATCCATGGGTCAAAAAGGAAAAATAGAATCTTTTAAGGTGGTAAATGTATTAAGAAAAAAGGGTATAAAAGCTGAATGTGATCATATGAATAAGTCTGTTAAAGCACAAATGAAGTATGCTAATAAAATAGAAGCATTATATAGTATGATCATAGGAGATACAGAAATAGAAGAAGGTAAGGTAAATCTTAAAAGAATGGAAGATGGACAGCAATTTGAAGTTTCACTAAATAATTTAGATGAAATAGCAACATTGGTACTAAACAATTAG
- a CDS encoding coproporphyrinogen III oxidase — translation MKIYINDEKYRYDVYHIFELFYSFTQMEFEFENSSDCDYKLNISEDELLIENKDEEQIKFNLKSKMKFKHEFRKGMFKYLREKTSKELPWGILIGIRPTKIVLDMMDEGFTEEEIIDVLMNEYFARIDKAKLCIDIAKAEKSRVNKESKNISIYIGMPFCPTTCLYCSFASNPIAGRNTSKMVEPYLEKLKEEIDIIKEFIDKKNLNIECVYFGGGTPTSVNNEQFESIIEKVYKSFVEDRNVKEFNIECGRPDSINEEKLLTMKKYHVSRISINPQTMNEDTLKLIGRHHTVEDIIAKFNLARKIGFDNINMDIIVGLPNETLDHIETTCKEILKLNPDSLTVHGMSIKRGSKLYEEIYIDKVRIMKQQSLNGMYMRTTKLAEELNMKPYYMYRQKNMVGHMENVGYCKDGKEGLYNIEMIEDKQTIIALGADAVTKLVNLKNNKIERFGNLKDVKEYITRFDEKIKGKIELLETIY, via the coding sequence ATGAAGATATATATAAATGATGAAAAATATAGGTATGATGTTTATCATATCTTTGAATTATTTTATAGTTTTACTCAAATGGAGTTCGAATTTGAAAATTCTAGCGACTGTGATTATAAATTAAATATATCAGAAGATGAACTTTTAATAGAAAATAAAGATGAAGAACAAATAAAATTTAATTTAAAGAGTAAAATGAAATTTAAGCATGAATTTAGAAAAGGCATGTTTAAATATTTAAGAGAAAAAACATCAAAGGAATTACCATGGGGAATTTTGATTGGCATAAGACCTACAAAAATAGTTTTAGATATGATGGATGAGGGTTTTACAGAAGAAGAAATAATAGATGTCTTAATGAATGAATATTTTGCACGTATAGATAAGGCAAAACTTTGTATAGATATAGCTAAAGCTGAAAAATCTAGAGTAAATAAAGAATCTAAAAATATAAGTATATATATAGGAATGCCATTTTGTCCTACAACTTGTTTATATTGTTCATTTGCGTCTAATCCTATAGCAGGAAGAAATACAAGTAAGATGGTAGAACCTTATTTAGAAAAATTAAAAGAAGAAATAGACATAATTAAAGAATTCATTGATAAAAAAAATCTTAATATAGAGTGTGTATACTTTGGAGGGGGAACTCCAACATCTGTTAATAATGAGCAGTTTGAATCTATTATAGAAAAAGTGTATAAAAGTTTTGTAGAAGATAGAAATGTTAAGGAATTTAACATAGAATGTGGTAGACCGGATAGCATTAATGAAGAAAAACTACTTACTATGAAAAAATATCATGTAAGTAGAATAAGTATAAATCCACAGACTATGAATGAAGATACTTTAAAACTTATAGGTAGACATCATACTGTAGAAGATATAATTGCAAAATTTAATCTTGCAAGAAAAATAGGATTTGATAACATAAATATGGATATTATAGTAGGACTTCCAAATGAAACATTAGATCATATAGAAACTACTTGCAAAGAAATTTTAAAACTTAATCCAGATAGTTTGACTGTACATGGAATGTCAATAAAAAGAGGTTCCAAATTATATGAGGAAATATACATAGATAAAGTTAGAATCATGAAACAACAAAGTTTAAATGGAATGTATATGAGAACTACCAAATTAGCGGAAGAACTTAATATGAAGCCATATTATATGTATAGACAAAAGAATATGGTAGGTCATATGGAGAATGTAGGATATTGTAAAGACGGCAAAGAAGGCTTATATAACATAGAAATGATTGAAGACAAACAAACAATAATAGCATTAGGAGCAGATGCTGTAACTAAGTTAGTTAATCTTAAAAACAACAAGATAGAACGTTTTGGTAATTTAAAAGATGTAAAAGAATATATAACTAGATTTGATGAAAAGATAAAAGGAAAGATTGAATTATTAGAAACTATTTATTAA
- a CDS encoding MBL fold metallo-hydrolase produces MKIKRIPAGMYGANCYVLIDEETMVGCIIDPGGDADRLVNIIDEFNIEVKFILLTHGHMDHVGGVEILREKYNVPVYINGKDKELMEKGTEVFGRIWSKTSEDKELKDGEILKLGNLDIKCMETPGHTPGGMSFLVNNVVFTGDTLFRGSVGRCDLPGGNQSQLIESIKSKLMILDDEIVVLPGHEGESNIRFEKQYNPFF; encoded by the coding sequence ATGAAAATAAAAAGAATTCCAGCAGGAATGTATGGAGCGAATTGTTATGTATTAATAGATGAAGAGACAATGGTAGGATGTATAATTGATCCAGGTGGAGATGCAGATAGATTAGTTAATATTATAGATGAATTTAATATAGAAGTTAAGTTTATTTTACTTACTCATGGACATATGGACCATGTTGGAGGAGTAGAAATTCTTAGAGAAAAATATAATGTTCCAGTATATATAAATGGAAAAGATAAAGAGTTAATGGAAAAGGGAACTGAGGTTTTTGGGCGTATTTGGAGTAAAACATCTGAAGACAAAGAATTGAAAGATGGAGAAATATTAAAACTTGGAAATTTGGATATAAAATGTATGGAGACTCCAGGACATACACCAGGTGGTATGAGCTTTTTAGTTAATAATGTAGTATTTACAGGAGATACATTATTTCGTGGATCTGTTGGCAGATGCGATTTACCAGGAGGAAACCAAAGTCAATTAATTGAAAGTATTAAAAGTAAGCTTATGATTTTAGATGATGAAATTGTTGTTTTACCAGGACATGAAGGAGAAAGTAATATAAGATTTGAAAAACAATACAATCCCTTCTTTTAA
- the dtd gene encoding D-aminoacyl-tRNA deacylase, whose translation MRAIVQRVKESSVSVDGKIIGKIGVGFNVLLGISKEDTIEDVKYIKKKIINLRVFEDDNGKMNKSLRDVNGELLIVSQFTLYGDCRKGNRPNFMKALGGEEAQKLYLEFINMCKEELGEVETGEFGAHMIVDIKNDGPVTLMIDSKKVF comes from the coding sequence ATGAGAGCTATTGTACAAAGAGTTAAAGAATCTAGTGTATCTGTAGATGGCAAAATTATAGGGAAAATCGGAGTAGGTTTTAATGTGCTTTTAGGAATATCTAAAGAAGATACAATAGAAGATGTTAAATATATAAAAAAGAAGATAATAAATCTTAGAGTATTTGAAGATGATAATGGTAAAATGAATAAATCTTTAAGGGATGTTAATGGAGAACTTTTAATTGTTTCTCAATTTACTTTGTATGGAGATTGTAGAAAGGGAAATAGACCTAATTTTATGAAAGCTCTAGGTGGAGAAGAGGCCCAAAAACTTTACTTAGAATTTATTAATATGTGCAAGGAAGAATTAGGTGAAGTTGAAACCGGAGAATTTGGTGCTCATATGATTGTAGATATAAAAAATGATGGTCCTGTTACACTAATGATAGATAGTAAAAAGGTATTTTAA
- a CDS encoding RelA/SpoT family protein yields the protein MLEDLLQKIDENCNNINKDIIIKAYNYAENAHKEQKRVSGEPYIIHPVEVACILAEMGLDENTIAASLLHDVIEDTDYTYEDVERDFNSEVANLVEGVTKLGKIKFKTKEEQQSENVRKMLLAMTKDIRVILIKLADRLHNMRTLKYMTVEKQKEKAKETLDIYAPLAHRLGISKIKWELEDLSLRYLNPNEYYDLVRKVAEKRKEREEYIERIIHELSEKLEDAGIKSEIAGRPKHFYSIYRKMVIKNKTIDQIFDLTAVRILVEDVKDCYAVLGMVHTMYKPIPGRFKDYIAMPKPNMYQSLHSTVIGPQGKPFEIQIRTYEMHNTSEYGIAAHWKYKEGSSKNADKDFEAKLAWLREVLEWQRETSNPEEFMEDFKIDMFSDEVFVFTPKGDVINLPSDSTPIDFAYRIHTDIGHRCIGGKVNGKIVPLDYHLKTGEIVEVLTSQAPKGPSISWLNMTKSNQAKSKIKSWFKKEKRHDNIEKGKELVEKEAKRQGINFGKVAKGDNLDKLFKKYHFHNMDDLCVAVSIGGITASAIINKLVGYLKNQEKNDQTENETLEDIREQLKTAQVIKKKSKSPGIKVKDIDNIMVRFAKCCNPVPGDPIVGYITKGRGVSVHRQDCKNVKSLIMNEANRIVDVCWENENYRKNEYITEIEVKAEDRTGLLAELMEAIIQTKIDLYAINAQPARADMVIITIKFRVSDVNKLKEVMRKMRKLHGVIAVYRTKN from the coding sequence ATGCTTGAGGACTTATTACAAAAAATAGATGAAAATTGTAATAATATAAATAAGGATATAATTATTAAAGCTTATAATTATGCTGAAAATGCCCATAAAGAGCAAAAAAGAGTATCAGGAGAACCATATATTATTCATCCTGTAGAGGTAGCATGTATACTTGCGGAAATGGGCTTAGATGAGAATACTATTGCTGCGAGCTTACTACATGATGTAATAGAAGATACAGATTATACTTATGAAGATGTAGAGAGAGATTTTAATAGTGAAGTTGCTAATTTAGTAGAAGGTGTAACTAAACTCGGAAAAATAAAGTTTAAAACAAAAGAAGAACAGCAGTCAGAAAATGTAAGAAAGATGCTTCTTGCAATGACAAAGGATATAAGAGTAATTTTGATAAAACTTGCAGATAGACTTCATAATATGAGAACTCTTAAATATATGACTGTGGAAAAGCAAAAAGAAAAAGCAAAAGAAACATTAGATATTTATGCTCCGCTAGCTCACAGATTAGGTATATCTAAGATAAAATGGGAACTTGAAGATTTATCATTAAGATATTTAAATCCAAATGAGTATTATGATTTAGTTAGAAAAGTAGCTGAAAAAAGAAAAGAAAGAGAAGAATATATAGAAAGAATAATACATGAATTAAGTGAAAAATTAGAAGATGCAGGTATAAAGTCTGAAATAGCAGGGAGACCAAAACATTTCTATAGCATATATAGAAAAATGGTTATTAAAAATAAAACTATTGACCAAATTTTCGATTTAACAGCTGTAAGAATATTAGTTGAAGATGTAAAGGATTGTTATGCTGTTTTAGGTATGGTACATACAATGTATAAACCTATTCCTGGACGTTTTAAAGACTATATTGCTATGCCTAAACCTAATATGTATCAATCACTTCATTCTACTGTCATAGGGCCGCAAGGTAAGCCATTTGAAATTCAGATAAGAACTTATGAGATGCATAATACATCAGAATATGGTATAGCAGCTCATTGGAAGTATAAAGAGGGATCTTCAAAAAATGCAGATAAGGATTTTGAAGCAAAACTTGCATGGCTTAGAGAAGTATTAGAATGGCAAAGGGAGACTTCAAATCCAGAAGAATTTATGGAAGATTTTAAAATAGATATGTTTTCAGATGAAGTATTTGTATTTACTCCAAAAGGAGATGTTATAAACCTTCCATCTGATTCAACTCCAATAGATTTTGCGTATAGAATACATACAGATATAGGTCATAGATGCATAGGAGGAAAGGTAAATGGAAAAATAGTTCCTCTTGACTATCATCTTAAAACTGGAGAGATTGTAGAAGTGCTTACATCTCAAGCACCAAAAGGACCTAGTATAAGTTGGCTTAATATGACTAAGAGTAATCAGGCAAAATCTAAAATAAAATCGTGGTTTAAAAAAGAAAAAAGACATGATAACATTGAAAAAGGTAAAGAATTAGTAGAAAAAGAAGCCAAACGTCAAGGAATAAACTTTGGTAAGGTTGCTAAAGGAGATAACTTAGATAAGTTATTTAAAAAGTACCACTTCCATAATATGGATGATTTATGCGTAGCAGTTAGTATTGGTGGAATTACAGCTTCTGCCATAATAAACAAATTAGTTGGCTATTTAAAGAACCAAGAAAAAAATGATCAGACTGAAAATGAAACATTAGAGGATATTAGAGAACAGTTAAAAACTGCACAAGTTATTAAGAAAAAAAGTAAATCTCCAGGAATTAAAGTTAAAGATATAGACAACATAATGGTCAGATTTGCCAAATGCTGCAATCCTGTTCCAGGAGATCCCATAGTTGGTTACATAACAAAAGGAAGAGGAGTATCGGTTCATAGACAAGACTGTAAAAATGTTAAATCTTTAATAATGAATGAAGCTAATAGAATTGTAGATGTATGTTGGGAAAATGAAAATTATAGAAAGAATGAGTACATTACAGAAATTGAAGTTAAAGCAGAAGATAGAACAGGACTTTTAGCAGAACTTATGGAAGCTATTATTCAAACAAAAATAGATTTATATGCTATAAATGCACAGCCTGCCAGAGCCGATATGGTTATAATAACTATTAAATTTAGAGTATCGGATGTTAATAAGTTAAAAGAAGTTATGAGAAAAATGAGAAAGTTACATGGTGTAATTGCAGTATATAGAACTAAAAATTAG
- a CDS encoding adenine phosphoribosyltransferase — protein sequence MDLREKIRVINDFPKEGISFKDVTTILNDKEALKYTVDAIVEYLKDKNIDVVVGPEARGFLFGAPVAYAIGAGFVPVRKKGKLPYETISSEYDLEYGSDVLQMHKDAIKKGQRVAIVDDLLATGGTMGSVIEMIEKLGGEVVSVDFVIELTDLKGREKIGNYDIMSLVQYDI from the coding sequence TTGGATTTAAGAGAAAAAATAAGAGTAATTAATGATTTTCCAAAGGAAGGTATAAGTTTTAAAGATGTTACAACGATTTTAAATGATAAAGAGGCACTTAAATATACAGTAGATGCTATAGTAGAATATTTAAAAGATAAAAATATAGATGTAGTAGTTGGACCAGAAGCAAGAGGATTCTTATTTGGGGCTCCAGTTGCTTATGCTATAGGTGCCGGATTTGTGCCAGTAAGAAAAAAAGGAAAACTTCCATATGAAACAATAAGTTCTGAATATGATTTAGAATACGGAAGTGATGTATTACAAATGCACAAAGATGCGATTAAAAAAGGTCAAAGAGTTGCTATAGTAGATGATTTACTTGCAACTGGAGGAACTATGGGTTCTGTTATTGAAATGATAGAAAAATTAGGTGGAGAAGTTGTAAGTGTAGATTTTGTTATTGAACTTACAGATTTAAAGGGAAGAGAAAAAATAGGTAACTATGATATTATGTCATTAGTTCAATATGATATATAA
- a CDS encoding DHH family phosphoesterase — protein sequence MKNDYSCNNYLNLINTNDSFSLAEVEKALNRITKAVNEREKIVICASYDLDGITSVSLLMLILKYLNADVEYYIPDTLEKGDIFNCNVIENHIKLLGASLIITVGCGVNSVKEVELCRNLGIDVIITDYHKPKTSIPNTIVINPNGKDDVYSLQNLNAVGIAYKLACVIAENYHMKCVEKYLDLVAVGIASSNVPLVGENLDMLEKGMSYMVDTNNHGIKAITTINNIKKIDFLTLKEICKIVMPKVNAVGRMDDARIVVELFTTSDSERAKRIAKYINKKKECEFKKVIFHKKTYNY from the coding sequence ATGAAAAATGACTATTCTTGTAACAATTATTTAAATTTAATAAATACAAATGATTCATTTTCTTTAGCAGAAGTTGAAAAAGCTTTAAATAGAATTACTAAAGCAGTAAATGAAAGAGAAAAAATAGTGATTTGTGCTTCCTATGATTTAGATGGGATAACAAGTGTTTCGCTGCTTATGTTAATACTTAAATATTTAAATGCAGATGTGGAATACTACATACCTGATACCTTGGAAAAAGGAGATATATTTAATTGTAATGTTATAGAAAATCATATAAAACTATTAGGAGCAAGTTTAATAATAACTGTAGGGTGTGGAGTTAATTCTGTAAAAGAAGTAGAATTATGTAGAAATTTAGGGATTGATGTAATAATTACTGATTATCATAAACCTAAAACCAGTATACCTAATACTATAGTTATTAATCCTAATGGAAAAGATGATGTATATTCACTTCAAAATCTTAATGCTGTAGGGATAGCATATAAGTTAGCATGTGTTATAGCAGAGAACTATCATATGAAGTGTGTAGAAAAATATCTAGATTTGGTAGCTGTGGGTATAGCATCAAGCAATGTACCATTAGTAGGCGAGAATTTAGATATGCTTGAAAAAGGTATGAGTTATATGGTTGACACTAACAATCATGGAATAAAAGCTATAACAACAATTAATAATATAAAGAAGATAGATTTTTTAACTTTGAAAGAAATATGTAAAATAGTAATGCCCAAAGTGAATGCTGTTGGTAGGATGGATGATGCAAGAATAGTAGTAGAACTTTTCACAACTTCAGATAGTGAAAGAGCAAAACGAATAGCAAAATATATAAATAAGAAAAAAGAATGTGAATTTAAAAAAGTAATTTTTCATAAGAAGACTTACAATTATTAA
- the secF gene encoding protein translocase subunit SecF, whose translation MLKIIEKTKIWFAISLILIVIGMSFLGVKGLNYGIDFKGGTIVTIEMGNSFNQKIKEQADIIIKKYDKTASSYIANKTELEIKSNNLESGSINKMFGELKTKYKLKDNALVSQNKVGPSVGNELKKKSLGALVIATIAMLIYIGFRFEIKFGVAAILGLVHDILITLGVYAVTQIPVNTPFIAAMLTIVGYSINDTIVIFDRIRENKKKLRGRDMVEIVNLSITQTMSRSINTVLTTLFTIVSVYVFVPSVRDFTLPLIIGIVCGAYSSIFISSPIWILLRRFGKNKEA comes from the coding sequence ATGCTTAAAATTATAGAAAAAACAAAAATATGGTTTGCTATTTCCTTAATATTAATAGTAATAGGAATGAGTTTTCTAGGAGTTAAAGGGTTAAACTATGGTATTGACTTTAAGGGAGGTACTATAGTTACTATAGAAATGGGAAACAGTTTTAATCAGAAAATAAAAGAACAAGCTGATATCATAATAAAAAAATATGATAAAACAGCTTCAAGTTACATAGCTAATAAGACTGAATTAGAGATAAAGAGCAATAATTTAGAAAGTGGTTCTATAAATAAAATGTTTGGTGAGTTAAAAACTAAATATAAATTAAAAGATAATGCTTTAGTATCTCAAAATAAAGTTGGACCTTCAGTTGGTAATGAACTTAAGAAAAAATCTTTAGGAGCATTGGTAATAGCAACAATAGCTATGCTAATATATATAGGATTTAGATTTGAAATTAAATTTGGAGTTGCGGCTATCCTAGGGTTAGTGCATGATATATTAATTACATTAGGAGTGTATGCAGTAACACAAATACCAGTTAATACTCCATTTATAGCAGCTATGCTTACTATAGTCGGATATTCTATAAATGATACAATAGTTATTTTTGATAGAATAAGAGAAAACAAGAAAAAATTAAGAGGAAGAGATATGGTTGAGATTGTTAACTTAAGTATTACTCAAACTATGTCAAGATCTATAAATACTGTTCTTACAACATTATTTACAATAGTATCAGTATACGTATTTGTACCATCAGTTAGAGATTTTACGTTACCTCTAATAATAGGTATAGTATGTGGAGCATATTCTTCAATATTTATATCAAGTCCAATTTGGATATTATTAAGAAGGTTTGGAAAGAACAAAGAAGCATAA